A part of Rhodamnia argentea isolate NSW1041297 chromosome 8, ASM2092103v1, whole genome shotgun sequence genomic DNA contains:
- the LOC115735486 gene encoding uncharacterized protein LOC115735486, with the protein MGNAVSPCWHHQRSSRSQVKLVFWEGATRTLTGKHVAGEIMFEFPDKMVCHAGSFFLGRPIPALALDDPLVRGETYFVLPLDCFPSHGSAATLSASSLAALGSGSPRPGPMSFGGGGPFEYIKGEDGRVSIKVVPEFIARLITRGKGIDGSGNGNGNNGSVSPCSGPLCSTPELQKQYEQLVGAREQVWSPKLETISEYKKIRYSPCRFMGLEWKQKEKEG; encoded by the coding sequence ATGGGAAATGCCGTGTCGCCGTGTTGGCACCACCAACGGAGCTCCAGATCACAGGTCAAGCTCGTCTTCTGGGAGGGAGCGACGAGGACGCTGACCGGCAAGCACGTCGCCGGCGAGATCATGTTCGAGTTCCCGGACAAGATGGTGTGCCACGCGGGCTCCTTCTTCCTCGGCCGCCCGATCCCCGCCCTCGCCCTCGACGACCCCCTCGTGCGCGGCGAGACCTACTTCGTCCTCCCCCTCGACTGCTTCCCCAGCCACGGCAGCGCCGCCACCCTCTCCGCCTCCTCCCTCGCCGCGCTGGGCTCCGGGAGCCCCAGGCCCGGCCCCATGAGCTTCGGCGGAGGCGGCCCGTTCGAGTACATCAAGGGCGAGGACGGGCGGGTCTCGATCAAGGTCGTGCCGGAGTTCATCGCGAGGCTGATCACGAGAGGGAAAGGGATCGACGGCAGCGGCAACGGGAATGGCAACAACGGTTCGGTCAGCCCGTGCAGCGGCCCGCTCTGCAGCACGCCGGAGCTGCAGAAGCAGTACGAGCAGCTGGTCGGGGCGAGGGAGCAAGTGTGGTCGCCGAAGCTCGAGACGATATCGGAGTACAAGAAGATCAGGTATTCGCCGTGCCGGTTCATGGGATTGGAGTGGAAGcaaaaggagaaggaaggtTAA